Genomic segment of Mytilus edulis chromosome 12, xbMytEdul2.2, whole genome shotgun sequence:
CTATTAAACTTTGATACGAGATTGTTTCTGAGGGTAAATCTGACATTATATTTATAAGTGGTCGAAACTGTAATGATTGCAACGTTAGATTATGTGAAAAAGAAAATTACctttatcagaaaaatttcaaaacggaaagtccctaatcaaatggaaaattcaaaagctcaaatacatcaaaccaATGgtaaacatctgtcatattcatgacttggtgaATAagagtgttaatttttttttgttaaaacactTAGAATAACTTTCTTCTACAGATTTCGTtctgttatttttaatttcatattttgttttatgtgatTTACATCGTTTTTTTTCTCGATAATTAGAAAGAGATAAGGTTAGCAAATATGTTCCATTAATGCCTATTATTGTTTTTCAAGGTGTTAACTCCTCAAATCAGTACCCGCATGCATCAAACACAGGTAATCATTGGTTTGTATGATATCTTTAAAATGGAGGTCAGATGTAGTCCGAAGACGTTTGTTATAtatagacccattggtggccttcgtctgttgtctgctctatggtcgggttgttgtccctatgacacattccccatttccattctcaattgtaatGCATAAATGAAGACTCAGGTACTTCATTAGGATTAAGAGATAATGTGTTGGAATCCTTTCTTTGAAATCCTTCCGTTCGGCTAATAAAATTGTTTGACGATAATGAACATATTAAGTCGCTTTATTGTGACAGTTCTGTGAGGACAACACAAAGATGAAACTATCATATATTCAAGGATTAAAAGTTTGTAAGCCAGACGTGTGATTTGTCTAAGAAATTCAGCagagacgctcgaatcaaaatactttaaaaaagccATATAAAGATAGACCGTATCATCTAACAGGATTAGGCAATCATTGATTAAATATGATGCTCAAAAGAAAGTGAAACGTAGACTAGTTGTTTTACGTCTTACGAAGtctattcaaattatttttgtttataatttcaaCCGTTTTGAACCATCATAGGCAACAAAACAAAATCTGTTTAAAGGGTATATTCCTACTCGCctaaaaaatcattttgtttttaaaactgaaTTTAATAAATTTCCCCCGTCGTATTTTAAAGTTAAAACCCGCTTTCAAATTGCATAAAAACAAGGTTTGAATAACGACACAGAGAAATCTAACTATGTATGACCCGATGCATGTATAAATACCATTATACCTGCTGATAAAAATGTGAACGATTGCGCGTCTACAATTTCTGTTTCTGGCTTCTGCGAAATATTCATAGCATTCAGTTTGCAAGATAACCCGGCTTAAGTCTAAtctgatgtttattttttttaaataatcttgtTTCGTACATGTCGTACATGAGTTACATATTTATGATGGAAAATTaatctaaaatataatttttatttacaaatgtaaaacgGAAACAAAATTATGAAGCGAAACAAGCTGATTTGAACAAATCTCAACCAGTAAACACAGTACCTTCTTTTTTATCACATTTTACAGGTATGATAATCATGGCTTTGGAAGTCGTAGTAGCAGTCAATGCCGCTGTTGTAACAATACTAATTCTTGTAAAAAACCTGAAACAGCGACATGAACGCAGTGATGATGTCAATGGACTGGTATCAACGAGTAACACCGTGAGTGTGATAAAAAAAGCAATTAACATCAAAAGTAGACACACCTAACATAGTGATACGAAAGACAGATGAAGGTTTGaaacaaaatgtacattttttatatgaattttcgTGTCTTCTGAGCAATTATATTCCttggtgtaaacaatatttttattatgaaaaatacaAGTATAATTATAAACACATTCACAATTAGGATTCGGAAACAAGCAACAATTGCTTATCCGTCTCCTTATAGAATAGTCTCAAGAATATTCCTTGATTAATACAGTGCAACAGAGGCGCTTCAATGGATTCGCATTAATCAAGAACCCCCAAACCTTAACAAACAAAAAGTTTGAAAGCTCAAGTGTTATCATTATTAAACGAGAGAGTTTCCTTGCATTCTGAACTGCACGATGGATTAGCTGAATTAGACGAAACTATTGATTTATTTTATCCGATCTCATTTGAAGATTACTTGTCAAACTTCAACagtcatatttataaaaataaatgccaTAAAGATGAACAACTGTGCATTTCGCATTTGGGTTAATCAACAAACAGTGTCACTTaatatatgtttaatttaaatACCTTCGTAAAATAATCACATGTTGTTTATTAGTATCAACCGATGAAAAATCATTATATACGATTGTATATaaagaatttgatgagactgtcatcaaagtaagagggttagcgctataaaaccaggtttaatccacattttctacatttgaaaatgcctgtaccaagtcaggaatatgacagttcttacccattcgtttttgatgtgttttgttatttgactttgccatatggactttccaaattgattttcctctaagttcaatattttagtgattttactttttgttagtCAGCGATTTTGGTAATATTAAAAGGAAACACCAACAAGTTTAGATTGGTAAACAAAGTCCCCAATAATGAACATTCGAGCAAATGTTTAATCTGATTTCTATTGTgttggtaaaaaaataaaaatatagaggACTATTGATTCTGAAAAAGGCGAATATACATCATTATACATATCatgtaaataacatttttaaatgtaaatacacaaaaaagaaaaaggaaaaaaaaggataAAGGTAAAAATACTTTATCTAATTCTACAGATCAATGGAATATGCATTGAAGGAGATAGTGCGGGAAATCACATAGGAATAGAAATGTCAAAATTAGGTAATGATAGTTATTTAGTTTATTGTtatgaaaatgaatgaaaaatcacGTATATAAAACCGTCGAGAAGTACGTAATAAACTAAGACCATTGCATCAACACCACGATGTATTTTGTACATAGCATTTAACCGAAACGTCGATTGTAAGGACAATTATTACATAATAGTACATTTTTTCATATTCGAAATAATATATCCCAGCTTGTTAAATTTTTGCATTCAATTATGACGAGGAAagcacttattttttttattacataccATGGCCcgcaagctataaaggatcccaaaatGACTTGGGTAAAACTATTCAAAGAataaaaccaactgtctaatctacaaaaaaaaaaagataattgagaaacaagaaacacttatgaactacacCAACAAAAGACAACTACTAAACAGGCTACAGACTTTGGACAGGTGTATAAAAATCCAACGGGTTTAACCGTCTCAACATTTACAGTAAGATTACGGGTTCGGTTAAGACTCGCAACAAACGTGTTCCAATAAAATTCAGTCACAAATCAACAAGATGCTGTTAAAATGTCAAATGATGGACATGCTTTAACTTAAAATTAGTAATCGCTCATTGCACAAATGACGACCTTTAAACCTCAGTCTGTCGAAAGACAAAAATAtgccttttggttttttttaaaactatttcatgaatattattttttagaATCTAAAAATTCTTTTCAGGGAAGAAAAACGAAgaaattagtaaaattaaaaatggtACTGCGGACGACAAATGTGATGTGGATAAATACCAGACAAACATTACTGTCATCAGTGCACGTACatcaaattaaaattgtaaacaaaagagTCTTTATACTTTTATACAGAGATAACTTTTTAATATTGTTGCTTTTGAGTATCAGGTTatcatttttatgaataaaaatgtattaaaatcgAAGCTATTACTTATATGAAAACAGCACTTTAAAAATTTTTATTCGTCCAAAGTTCTTTTCTGAATTGACAGTCACAAAGAGCGTTAAAAGTCGAAAATATGAAAACCATgagtaaataagaaaataaaacgttAAAGAGCTATGAAGCCTATATGGAAATAATTGCTCAATTTtcattcaaactttttttttcatttaatttattctgaattattagtttattttgatttcaatCAGACTGTTTATGTTGTCACTGTTTATGTATGAAGACAAAGAGAACCCACTGAAATctatcatatcatatcataaTATTCTTGCAAAAAAGAGATATCACAATTGAGTAAGTATTCTTCCCTGATACCAGTATAGTCATCTGCTCTATGATTTAACTGATTGTGACATTTTGTCTAAATTACGATTTACTTGGCGATTGATGCATACAAAGAAGAAAATCCGTAGTCTGTCTGCGCAACTAGACTCACTACATTTGATGTTAatgcatttgaaattaaaatttaagaaattatttAAGTATTCAAGTTGTTAAACTAGTCAATCTAACGTTATCTTAAAGTCATTTCGTAGCCGAACGAACTTTCCACGATATCAATGAGCAGtgctgtattttgcaaaaataATTAAGTTAATATATATTGACTGATCTGCGTTTGTTTATTCTTTGAAGGTAACATTAGTTTTTTGATGAATTTAATGGACAAAATAgcataaaacttttaaaaatatctttacgATACATCTTAAGTTAGGTGTTGAAATATGAGtaattatacattttgctttttaaCTGGATTTGATCTTTGATAAAAAGAACTTATGTTAACATTACCTCTAAAAACACACGTGACATGTTTGAAACTATTTCCGacgttgatttatttattttaatatcttttgAATGAATGTAACTTACTGTTTAAATGTGATATTATATTCATGAATCATGAGAGTGCCGAAATATAGTCAGGCAACTGTAATGGCGTCCAATATTTTCACATATCTATTGCATATGTTAAATTGACTTAATAAAGATAACTACATGTATGGTTACATCAGATATAGTTTGAAAACCGCATAGGAATGGTTTCtttaataaaagtttttaattaaaatatgccacatttaatgaaaaaaatcctTTGAATGTTTAATACAAGGAACAAAATACATTCAAGTTCATCTTTATTCGCTAGATACCTCTTTTCACaaaatgtaaaaagataaaaacatcgccttatttcttttatttaattcatctgTTAATTTTAATCTATTAACTTActgatgtttttttctgtttcattttccTGATGCCTTATTGACATTTATATCAACCCTTAACAAAATAACTTCTCATACATACAAATGCGAATATATTAACTCTAGTAGGAGCAAATGTATATGACTAGCTGTACACCGTTTGTCAGAATTTGATCAACAGATTATGAGGAAAATGTTGCATGTTTTTGTGGTCATTGacaataattgatattcaattcGAGAGTTACTTGAGTGTTTTACATGTGTATTTCCCTCACTtagaaatacataatatataaaatcttttattttttcatttctttataaaaaatcaatttaatcaTTTTATGTATGTTTTCTGATACCAACTTACATTGGTAAATCGTATACTATACTAGAACTGTAACAAAATACAATGTGCGTTCAATGGTTTCCAATTTAAagatgaaaatttagaaatatttctattttttcacatttttagcAACTCATTAATGCATTTTAAAATGATGatctatttttttagttttaaaattatttttctagtATAGTACATTTTGTTAAAGTTGTTACTGCTTTTTTACATTAATTCTAAATTGAAGCTttaaga
This window contains:
- the LOC139497657 gene encoding uncharacterized protein, encoding MALEVVVAVNAAVVTILILVKNLKQRHERSDDVNGLVSTSNTINGICIEGDSAGNHIGIEMSKLGKKNEEISKIKNGTADDKCDVDKYQTNITVISARTSN